In Enoplosus armatus isolate fEnoArm2 chromosome 12, fEnoArm2.hap1, whole genome shotgun sequence, the DNA window GCTTCAGCAAGGTCCAACTACCTACTAATATTCACACTAAATGCCTGGAAATACACCAAAAAGCAGTCAGATATCTGGAGCgatgatgtttttatttcaactcGGTATCTGAGGTACATATTTACTGATTTCACACAAATGATACCAGGCTACATGTATGTTGTTCACACGTTAGCACGACACGGAGAACACTtacaacaacatgacaacagacatgcacaaacaagGCAGAGACGGGAGTAAGCACTGGTGGCTCACCGCACCGACCAACCGCTGGCCAGAACATAAAGAACCCATCAATCACAATGGGTGATATCACTGACTTGACGGGGCGGAGGggcagacggaggaggaggaggaggagagggggaggaagaacagacgaggagaggaaggagaataaaagaggagaggagaggggctAACACCTAAAATATTAAGACAAATTGTAACACTGAGCAccataataaacaataaatattttcagtATTGGCAATAAATATCAATAATCTCATAAATAACATTATCATCCCCTTTCAATAACATATATCTTTAAATCTGATATGAGCTGCACACTTTCCCATCAAATTGTATAATTTACGTCACtgcagtggacacacacacactcacacacacacacacacacacacacacacactctttttctctctctctctctctcacgcacacacctttttatttttttacacctcttcctcttcaagTACAATTCTGTCCAGTGTTACGAGAGCAATACTGTAGAACCAGGGGCACAGGGTCATCTAAAGGTGGTTTAAAGGTGATGCTTAGCTAGTTGGGGGTCACATGCAGACTGATATGTACAACTGTAAACTCCCTCagtcccaccctccctcccttatACCTTTCTGCCTCcctttctattttctttttgaccTTTTTAACCACCAAAAACACTCAATTCTTCCTTCCTTTAACTACCAGCCCCGTCttccctgacctttcatctgtctttaccacccccctctccctccctttctcccccaTCTCTACATTTGTCTATTTCAGGTCCCCAGCGTCTCCCTGGATGGTCTTTTTGATGCGGAGCAGCATCGTGGTCAACCACTGGTCCAGACGAGACACCGAGTCGAAATCCTTGACGGCCTCCGTGAACGCCTCGCTGTTCTGCTCTTCGTGGGCTTCTAGAAGTTTCTGTGgcaacaaaacatcaaactttACTAACACTAAGGGATAATGAGTGTTTTGAACATAACACAACGTTTTAAACCCTCATGGACTCGGCCATATGGACATATTTATGCAAATTACCTAGATTACATGTTGCTATAACATGGAAGTGCtagtttatttaaaagaaatggtAGAAGACATTACTTATTTAATATAACTGATAATTAAAACTTTTCTGATCACTGGCTGCTTCATGAACTttaatacaatatttacaaaCATGCCGAAGGTCACGTGAAACATCTTTTTATTGGATAATAAAAACTCTTTGTGAGTGCTCGGGTAATATAAATCACTTTTGAATATATTAAAGTTTTAGCTCGAGTCGAGCATGTTtacttttacaaaatgttacaaTAGAAACGGAAATAAATGTACCTTTAACAGTTTGAGCTCTCTGGAGTCTGAGAAGGCTGGGAACATCTCCTCATACTTCTCTATGGccaactgaaacacacacacacacacacacacacacacaaatgcattcaTATTAGGACAACATTCTGGATGCATGCTTACatcagtagtgtgtgtgtgtgtgtgtgtgtgtgtgtgtgtgtgtgttaccttggcATTCAGTTCGTCCACTATGAAGTGACACAGTGAAGCCTTGAAGAAATACTCTTTAGCATTGTACTTCAACAGGGGATTGTCCATGGTGTTCATAgcaacctgaaacacacacaatgattgACCTTTAAGGCAGCAGGTGATCAGGTAGGATGTCCTTataatctgttttgttttcatttgttttgttttatttttggttgcTGTGCTTTGAGGTGCTATAGATTGTTTTACACACTGAAGCACTCTGCTAAGAAAGGTTctata includes these proteins:
- the napba gene encoding N-ethylmaleimide-sensitive factor attachment protein, beta a isoform X4, whose amino-acid sequence is MLSVRPLGSTCSCRTNWTLPPASSTPATPTRRPTHRGRFTIAAKHHITIAEIYEAELVDIEKAIAHYEQAADYYKGEESNSSANKCLLKVGHYSAQLEQYQKAIEIYEQVAMNTMDNPLLKYNAKEYFFKASLCHFIVDELNAKLAIEKYEEMFPAFSDSRELKLLKKLLEAHEEQNSEAFTEAVKDFDSVSRLDQWLTTMLLRIKKTIQGDAGDLK